The DNA region GTAAGGTGGCTCCGATGACACTTTCGACATTTGTGGCTAAAAATGCCGCCACCAGGCAATCGAGGACACCCAAGAGGCTAATCAGACCTACGAGCCAACCGACCAGGGCAAGAGCGATCGCCCCCACCATCCCGGCTAAGGTTCCCTCCAAACTGACTGCTCCTTCTGTTCCCCGCGCTACCGGTTGCAATGTAGTAATTAGAAATGTCCGTTTTCCATAAGCTTTGCCAACCTCGGAAGCGCAAGTATCCGATAATTTAGTACTAAAACTGGCTACATAGGCTAAACCCAACCATGGAATTAGCTCATCTGGCCCCCCTTGGTACTGAATAAGCAGGACACCTAAAGCACAAACTGCCCCTACCAAAGCAGACCCCCAGACATTTTCCGGCCCCCTTGCACCAGAGCGTTTTTCGGCAATACCTTGGGCCTCTTTTTCGGCTAAACCGATCCGAGTTACTCCCGATCCGACTAAGAAATAAAAGCCAACGACTGCATAACCCGGTCCTCCCAAGGTTCCCCAGACGAGGACTCCCAAAACCCAAGCATGAATGACTCCTGCAAGGGTTAACAACTTTTTCGGTGCGAATGCCACAATGGTTAATAAGACCGTATTTAGAATGACGGCCACCATCCAGGGATTAGTGAAGATCGTTAAATCAGTCATTGAGGATAGAAGTTTAGGTTATGGACAGCGTGTTATTTCATCTGGCGTTTCCCGTACAAAATCTGGAAGAAACCAAAGCCT from Roseofilum reptotaenium CS-1145 includes:
- a CDS encoding TIGR00297 family protein gives rise to the protein MTDLTIFTNPWMVAVILNTVLLTIVAFAPKKLLTLAGVIHAWVLGVLVWGTLGGPGYAVVGFYFLVGSGVTRIGLAEKEAQGIAEKRSGARGPENVWGSALVGAVCALGVLLIQYQGGPDELIPWLGLAYVASFSTKLSDTCASEVGKAYGKRTFLITTLQPVARGTEGAVSLEGTLAGMVGAIALALVGWLVGLISLLGVLDCLVAAFLATNVESVIGATLQEKISWLTNEWVNIINITLGAIFAILLGLSVQAINN